Within the Telopea speciosissima isolate NSW1024214 ecotype Mountain lineage chromosome 4, Tspe_v1, whole genome shotgun sequence genome, the region CCTTTGTACAATTACTTGTCAAAATAGAGTTAATTtcaaccaaaagaaaggaatcaTTATGCAATGCATCAAAAGTCCATCTGGATTTGTTTACACATCTGTTAGAGTAACCTACATAAATCAAAACAGGTTATGTTAAATTTGTGATGGTTGAAATAGAGCAAGGAGTAGATATATTACCATTTTCATCTTTCCATTGAATCAAATCCTGTAAGGGGATTGGAAAGAGACGTAGATCAACAATCCATCGATTAATGTTGTCGAGGATTAGCTTTGGATTAGGAGATGAACCCATCTTTGCAACTCGGTTCCTGTGATGCCAAATGAAATAAGTGGATATAGAAATGACACTAAAGGCCCATTTGCAGTTGTTTTTAGTGAGGGATAAAGAGTGGTTGGAGATCACAGAGGTCCCATTGCCCAGATTTGGGTTGGTATGTGACATGAAAATATAGCATGCTACAGATATTCTTGAGATATATTGCATACAGGGCATAGGGGATCAGTTATACCCCATTTTGAGAGAGATTCTTTAATTGGGATTCCATTATGGAAAGTCCTCCAAAGATGGACTTTGAACTGAGTATGTATCCGAAGTTTCCAAACGAAATTCTACCATTTTGAATTGGGTTGGGGAACATGTCCCCCTGGTGGTTGAGttgtttgaataagaaatttgGAGGCCAGTTTAATGGAAAAACTGCTTGATGATGATAGTTTACTCCACCAGAAATCTGGTCCTTGGGTGTTAAATCCGTGtccaaaacccggtttggtttgaaccttttgtgtagaattgggagcggagtacgctcgtgaaatGTGGGTAATGATAATCAAGCCATCctgccatcccacaagattgtcgATCGTAGCTCGGGGGaagtcgtcgaggataggtacatcgacagagataggggGAAGTTTGTCTTCAAGGGTGCATTTCTAGAATTTCCTCATTTCGAAGGTCTGCACGACCCGCGCCTGGTGTATCGGTTCCCACTTGtatagatgattgggagtaagttggTATCCTAATAGCTCAAaagtataaatactagaatgggctttGGACTTTATAAttcttctaataatattatgggcctagtaatataatgggcccaataacttaaaacttGACCTAAGGATAACCTCTATCCTAAACATGTCCTAGcaaaatggacctaaagacctaagaccaaccaaacaagacctaacgcctagatgggttattagaAAACCTAAATCATTATTCACCTTACAATACAACtcaaatcgtggagaggagtggagagaaagaaagaaagaacgaagaagaagaagatgaaggaaggagaaggaaaagggaggtgttttttttcccccccccccccccccccccccccccccccccccccccaacaccccccccccccccccccccccccccccccccccccccccccccccccccccccccccccccccccccaaacccacccccccccccaacccccccccccacccccacccccccccccccccccccccccccccccccccccccccccccccccccccccccacccccccccccccccccccccccccccccaaagcaacctccaccccccccccaccccccccccccccccccccccccccccccccccccccccccccacccccccccccccccccccccccccacacccccacaccccccccccccccccccccccccccccccccccccccccccccccccccccccccccccccccccccccccccccccccccccccccccccccccccccgagccccccccccccccccccccccccccccccccccccccccccccccccccccccccccccccccccccccccccaacgcccccccccccccccccaaaacaaacccaaaaaagaatccccccccccaagctttccccactcccccccccccccccctccccccccccccctccgcgaacacccccccccccccccccccctcccccccccccccggggggaTGCGCCGCCCCCCCCATgttccacccccccccaaaaaaaaacccccgggcccctccccccaaccccccccctccccccctcaaaaatatacccccccccccccccccccccccgccccccacAAGGagggcccccccccccccctcccccccccaccccccccccccccccccccccccccccccccaaaaacccccccccccccccccccccccccccccccccccccccccccccccccccccccccccccccccccccccccccccccccccccccccccccccccccccccccccccccccccccccccccccccccccccccccccccccccccccccccccggcaccctccccccccccgaGCCCCACAACCCCCTCCATCCCTCCCCCCTCAcccccttctccctctccctctcaaacTCCGGGgggagcccccccccccccccccccccccccccccccctcccccccccccccccccccctcccccccccccacgcccccccccaaacccccacccccccacccggAAACCCCCCAGGGggcaaacccccccccccaccccccccccccacgaaTCCCACCCCCCCACgagaccccccccccctcgttTCCCCCCTGATCCCGTCTCCCCCCTCTTTCCGATTCCCTTTTTCTCCCCCCcgaaaaaaaaactccaaaaaactTCCTCATTCCCATCTCACcctttctctccctcccctcctctcccccctccccctttttttcttcccccctccctcctccccccccccaagggGGAGAAAGTTCCGGTCTCCCTCTCCCCCCCGGAACCCCCAACCACCCCCCGAAGCCCAACAACCCCCCCggcccccccaaaaaaccccaaaccccccccccccctctcccaaaacaaaaaaaaaaaacccccccccaactacaaaaaaaaaaaaaaataaaaccagaaaaaaaaaaaaaaaaaaaaaacagcaaaacaaaacccccaaaaaaaacaaaaaaaaaccaatccccccccgagaaaaaaaaaccccccccccccccccccccccgggcggcgaaacccccccccccccccccccccccaaccccccccacccccccacccccgccctctcccaccccccccccccccccccccccaaaaaccgcccccaaccccacccccccccaaaaagccCACCCCCGAaacctcaccccccccccccccccccccccccccccccccccccccccccccctccccccccccccccccccccccccccctccccccccccccccccccccccgcccccccccccccccccccccccccccccccccctcccctccccccccggggggccccccccccccccccccccccccccccccccccccccccaaccccccccccccccccccaacccgaAGACGCCCACCCTCCCCCCGAAAAAAGGACCCCCCAGCCCGAACACAGAaaaccaaaccccccccccctccccccctcaacccccccatccccccaacccaccccccccaccatcctccccccccctctccaaacctcccccccccgaacccccccccccccccagaccCCCCAAAAACCCTCCCCACCTCCAACCCAGAACaaatcccctccccccccccccccacccccccccgaaaacccccccccccccccccccaactccccaacccccccccccccccccccccctccccccccccccccccccggccccccccccccccccccccccccccccccccccccccccccggggccCCCCCGGGCCCGGGGAAAACCAAACCCccagaaaaacccaaaaaaaacacaaaaaaaaaaacaccataaCCCCCCCCACCAACCAATTCCACGCAAACCCTCCAAAACCGAGAAAAACCCCCAACCCTAAAAAAACATCCTTGTTACAttaatagggtttttttttatgagtttaaaaaaaaaaaaataaaaaaaaaaaaataaaaaaaaaaaaaaaaaaaaaaaaataaaaaaaaaaaaaaaaaaaaaaaaaaaaaaataattaaaaaaaaaaaaaaaaaaaataaaaaaaaaaaaaaaaaaaaaaaaaaggttaatttttttttaatatttgggaaattatttttttttaaggggtgaattttttttaattagttttttttttgaggagaaATTTTTTTGAGACCAAAAACAAACACCCCCCACGCtcctttaatttaaaaaaatagaatgaaaaaCTATAGGTTAAATtaagttaagaagaaaaaaaaaaaaaaaaaaaaaaataaaaaaaagaaaaaaaaaaaaaaaaaaaaaaaacggaacactcacaaagaaaaaagaaaacaagccACAAGCGAGGGAAACAACACCCCCcgcccccacccaaaaaaaacccccaagcgcacccaaaaaaacccaccccccccaaccccaaccaaaaaaaaaaaagccccaCCACCGAAGAGCTCTTGAAacctgaaaagaaaagaaaaaaaaaaaaccaacaaaaaacgCCAACGCGCACGGGCCCCTCTCCCGCGCACCGACTCGGGCATATGCGAGCCCACCTccaaccccaacccccaccccccccccccccccccgccccccccgagcgtcgcccccccccccccgcgcgccccccccccccccccctggccCTCTTCGCCAACCCCATAATCCCAAAAATTCtctaaaacaaagaaaaaaacaaaacgcccgcaaacaaaacacaaaaaattttttcccttttttctctctagataaaaaaaaaaaatatctttttttttttttttaaaaaaaaaaaaaaaacaccctccatccaagcaaaacaagggtcgTTATTtactaaaaacccaaaaaaataaaaaaattttttttttttttttgatttttatttttttttaattttgaacttttaataatattattttttcctATCTTCCCCAAACACCACCaaacacaaaatcaaaaaaaccccccccccccccaccccccccacaaaacccccccccccaaaatcaaaacaaaacaccccccccccctccaaaccccccccccataaCCCCCTTCcaattctccccccccccactccccccccccccctcccacccccccccccccccccaaataccAACctttccacccccccccccccccccccccccccccccccccccccccccccccccccccccccccccccctccccccccctcccccccccccccccccccccccccccccccccccccccccccccccccccccccccacattgTCTTGTGatattaattattttcttaCACTATagtgcgaatggtattggatttagttatgggactcggtgcCGGTTGGTGTTGGACCTGGGGTTTCCATAATGTGGATttactcatggcatgtagatctaggggttcgaaagcgggatccaagtgccagtgggtgctgggcttgggATTGCCGTACTTGTAATTGCATTAGAACTGTTCATTGCATTAGGTGAAAACGAGATGGTGACCGGCCGAttgccttcggtattcacatctcgaaCTTGTATATGTACGTATAGGCTAGAGGGGCgaaggatagccggccgaccgtatttcagtatctatggactcggcctctggcctatgtACATGcttacctcactcatacaatagatgaatgctggctaggataaatgtttacccagtactatgacccttaccgacaagGGGTTAGGTGTCGATCGAATTTGTGGGTttcgaccgttattcgggtatacccacccgggaagtttgGGCACCGATCGTATTTcgggccgaacgccaggacgaGGTTTtacttgggggtttgcgtatatctcttggtggagaccagTACGGCAGGCTTTTAACGCAACTCGGGTTTATCATCgtcggtataccatccgtttatggtaccgatgtcggggatgctacctaaggtgttactatagtactatacctgacttagttgtgttgttaggtggataacaataaaactatacatcatcattcattcatgaagcatgattgtaaattgtatgttatatacggtctaccttggtggtatgaaacaccttggtatccgtccatcatgtacggtttgcagtcaaccccattcattattattgtgcatgcttgtgtggcttagccactcattgggcttagtggagctcactcctcgaggaaacatatttttagatgATGCGGGTACATTCGAGCAGGGTGACATGGAGTACGAGACTCCTGAtgctggttacgttgattggtggactccggagatcgtggagcatggtTCGGAGTGCTGTTGTGGTGTGTGTTCCTCGGTGAGACAGTGATTTATGgtcggtggccatcttttgatacacttgatttattcttttttgatttacaggcgtattcttttgattcctttcatgataaatgtattatttatacaataggtaatacataggtcctgATTGGGATGATTTGTAATGGGAGGATAAACTTAAACACATATTATATAAGTTATCACGTAGGTTCTGTAAACTCTAATATTACTATTTTAACCTGTTTTAATCTTCTGTTGTCGTGTGTATGAGTTAATCCTGTATATTGCATCTGCAATTCTGGCAGTTTGGGAGTGTATTGATACGCTTCGATTGCATTTCCCGTGATTCAGGAATGGGATTGTTGTTAGATAGATTGCAATAaaatgagagattaaataaatactttgttattttgggaaaagtgctttagtcccacatcggaaaacTATAAGAGTTATAAAtgatatttattatattttcttctttatctcttgaattaaaTCGGAAAAGGGAGACAGTCTACGGTGTACATGAGAGGATGGTGTAGCCGTCCGCACACGAGCACGAGCAAGTGCACGCGCGGCTTGGGCAGTGGGCTATAGAGGCGTTAGTGGCGTACGCATGCACTTAGCACTTTGCATCACGATACACGTGATCTGATTTGGTACATCGATTTTTTGAAATGATCAGATCCgtcggattagaagatcctacGGTCACGTTTGATAGGATATGACTATTGTGAATAGGTTCATCTCTGGTTtaatctggaccgttagatcGGATGGCAATTGATCTAATGGTCTAAATACAAAATGAATAGATATGTCTATTCAGAAGAGGTGTTccacttctataaaatagaagTCTTGTGTTCAAacgaaatatctctctctcttgcaattcAATATCTCTAAAATGAGttatgtgttttattttttattgctttgttgattcctgaaggtgaatttgtcgtgtggggcaaatatctcctttaagatagcgagatcgcattcaaagcagtttgaagtttccttcttcaactAGAATTTTTTCTAACAGGCGTAACATTGGGTGATAGGGATTTTATTAATGATGAATGATTTGAAGGGGGAGGAATCTTGATAAAAGGGAATTGGTTGGAGAGTCCTCCAAAGTCCTCCAAAACGAAGGAACCATTATGCAAATTTACACAACTGATAAGGTAACCTGTAGAAATCAAAACAGGTTATGTTAGATTTGTGATGGTTGAAATAGAGCAAGGAGTAGATATATTACCGAAGATGGGCCAAGAGATCTTGCATGATTTATAATGGAGATTCTTCTAACGTTATCGCCGaagtaaggaaaaaaaaaagatcgtGGTTAGTTAGTTAGTCATCTTAATTTGTTCGATTAATTAAAATATGAGAATGGAATTGATTGATGGGCATATGCATAAGAAACATACCGTTCAAACCGTATTGTTTGGAAGGGACAATTTCACGGTGACTGTGTGGGATGTGGGAGGTTTGGTGTCACAGCAGGGCTAAGAAGTGGGGTGGAGTAGTAACAGAGAGATAGGAAGATGGTGCGGCTAGGGCATGGTGGTGGGTTGGGTTGAAACAGGGGTTAGGGGTGGGTTGTAGCAAGGGGTCAAGGCCGGTGGGGTTgtaggagggagaagaagaaaaagaagagggggaCGGCAATGTTTGTCGTTCCTATAAAAAAAGTTATTTTCAAGAGTAAAATTGGAAGTAGAAAAAATGTAAGTAAATCGATTAATTATAATTCAATTTAGGTATCCCAAACGCAATATGTGAAACATTGAATATCTAAATTATAATTGATCAAAACCTTAGGTATCTTGGGTGTCATTTAAAGAAGGAAAACTGATATTATTCTCTATCATTTCTTTATTAATGCTATGCCAcacatggaaaaaagaaaaagtacatatataCATTCTTTACTCTTGGGTAGTGATATGCTTTGTATGGcacattaacaaaaaaaaaaaatagttgttttaagGAACAGATAAGAGCCATGGAATAGaatttaagaaaatgaaaataacatGTAAGAAAACATGCGCCGTATATTTAAAGGTATGGACAGTATGACTCAACAATCAACATGATATATTATGCGCATATTAAAAGATTTGAGGTAAAGGTGTAACATTCAGATGCCCAAATTGACCCATTCTAATTGATTCTActaaatgagttttttttttttttggtagaaaaatgAGTTTATTCAATGCCTCATATATGCCCTTTGCTGCCAAAGTTGACTATGACCTACTCTTACATCAGACAATCCTCCAGAAGCTCAAGTAAGACTCAACAACAATCCTAAATCATATGTTTCACAAGAAATTTTTTAGGTGTAtgattttttaataataataataataataattattattttttttattttatattttacacACTAAACCATTATATAAGcagagaaaaaaataggataaagaACACTAATCGATCGAATGGTTCCTGCATCTAGGTACAAGACTACGTGAATTAACCATTCTGTCTCCAATGAAGTTAAAAATTATATTGCAATAGATTGCTTTACGTCCACTCTCATTGATTACTCGTACTGATGCGGACGTTATACCACCCGACAATGatcttttacccaaaaataagaatttatttttatcaaaagaAGACGGAGAAACTCATCCACCAAATGAAACAAATagagaaaaagttctctgtctgggagtgtggtctacgccagcactcccatgagtctatctctctcctctccatgtgaaaagacacctctattcccttattttaaggaggagagagatagacacatgggagtgctgacgtaggccatactcccatacaaaaaactgcttccctttgaAGAATGAGAAAACGTTTCTTCTCTTCAAGAGAAAGGTAAATCCAGATTATATATCCATGGCCTATCTAATAATGACCATTTAAGATTGATTAGTTAGCGGTTCCCTTTACACTTGACCAACCCCTACCCGCCacgaaataaaataaaaaaaggaaaggaatatACTTTCTCACTTTGGAATTGGATTCCAAGAGTCATAGGACTTGCCACCTAGGTGATTTAACTTCTGATTGATAATCATTGGAATGGGTAGTTACAACTTAAAGCGGGTATAAGAGGGGTACATAGATGACGTTGTTGGCCTAGGATGGTGACGTGGTACCACCATTATCTTGTTTATTGATTGATCTTCGCAACTGTCTCGAATTTTAGTGAATTATTGAAACCTTGAGGCCTAAAGCACCATGATTCACAGCAACCAATCATGTGATTTTGATTTATATTATTCTCCCCATATTTAAGGGGATTTACAAAGTTCAAATACGTGTTACTGAGGAGTTTATTATTTTCCCCAAGTACCTGATCTGGATATTTCATTGACCTATCAAGAATAACTCAATCTATGGATGACTGACACATGGCAAGGATAAAACAAGTCACAATATTTACAGCCTCTCCCCTACAGTTTATAAGGCTACCTTCTCATCATTATGGGACTATCATCTTAAGTGGCACAGACCTACATCTGTAGGATATAGCATAGATGGGACTTGCATGTACAAATATGGCTGGTGACCTGAAGGCCAAGCCACACCATTCGCCTCCAAAATATGTTTCGTTTAtttaagggaaaatatcatccccctcccctctaagtttgcctaatatcaatctaagactcaagttttgaaaaatatcttccccctcccctgtTTTTCAAACTTGCTATCAACTGTACCCTAACCGTTATAAAACACAGTTATGTGATGATGTGGCATATACAAAAtttataaaaccccaaaatacccttatatcCCAAGATTCTTCTCTTATTTCCTCTCCGCTTCTTCCCctgcctttcttcttcttcttcttcttctgccagcaccaccatcaccgcCACCATTGCCGCCTCCTATTCTCTTCCACTGCCAGCACCGAAACCCCTCTGCGTTCTTATTCttccaccagcaccaccaccaccaccgaaaCCCCTCTGCGTTCTTATTCTTCCGACAGCGCCACCACCACCGTTCGAActtattttcaaattattattattattattattattttgtttctttctcgtTCCTgctttccccttttcttctatAAGATGGGGAATTCATTCATGGAGTTCCTCTCACTTTCATTCCACTCTTTCCTCTTATTAAAGTCTTTTATGGCAAGTAAAGGGGAAATCTTAGTGGGTTCCCATCTTCCCCTGGCTATATAAGTATGTCAAATATTTCAGAGATCtcagaaataaaaagaagagatagGGCGGTGAACGGTGGTAAATCAGCATTATAGTTTCTCAAAGCATTGTCAAACAAGGTTGAGATTTCAACAACAGAATCCCCTGGATCTCTTGATGATTTTTAGgccaaaaaataatattttaatagaGCTGAAAATGGTGCAATGGGTTGGTTGTAGGAAAAACTCAGAAACAGGGAAAATAGTTCTgtattttcagatttgaaaaaattgaaatcaatctTAAAATTTCAGAAAGATCATTAATGGAATATTTAGTATCTTATCTGAAAAGAAACATAACTAGGATGAAGAAGATAAATAGTTCAAGCAAACTGAAGCGTGACCAAAAAAACAGAGGTTTCGACCAACATTAAGATAAACCCTTTTCATTCAATTTACAAACCGTtatagagaattaaaaaaaaaaaaaaaaagtcctaaTCTTGTATGACCATCACCTTCTCCATATGAAACGATAACCTAAGCCCTCATCTTcatctccaatcttcttcaGCCCAGTAGAAATTCATATCTCCTCCTTcgatcctctttttttttttttttttctttatactACAACCTAGTCCCAAATTGAATCCTCTAAGCCCTTATCTTCATCGCCAATCTTCTTCAACCCTATAAAAATTCATATCATCTTCTGTAggccaaactacggtccagggataaaaccatggttccctagggaaaccaattataaaccaattagggtattgcacaccctgggttagcccatggtgtcccatgggtgccccattttcatttttagggttttccatggttgcccatgggaaccctggtgcaaccctgttagggtttctccttccctcatgtgtcccacgcaattatagagcacattagggacagagaaacaacatctctaatccatcacatgggaagagggatccatcccatactcgaatgcgcagcagaaataaatcgattcgagtttctttcgcatcccataaatattaataattaataaactgaaggaattaataaagaactgctaacctggtgagcctcaagtgttgctcctccaatagacagtggttcttcctccagtgagtgcTCTAAGCAAACAGATATGAACCTCCAATgatgctaccaaggttcttcaagctaatcccagatgctcttaaattcttcagcacagatctagggtttcacaaaccctaactctcaaacacagatgagagaaactagaagaagaagaagagatctcaaagagggagagagagaccaaaacgcagaagagggggccaggcaaaaacgtggagcactgcacccctcctgcgttttctgatccttttatagatctagggttttaattaaaccttggatggattactttaatcccagtgagagtctgtctctctctctctcagtttggcagttctatttaaactcaaagtgcttctaaaggGGGacgaagcagaatctaatagggaaagtattaattagctactttatttaattattaatggataattacaattagcactaattccattaattaaataaagatccaattaaattagcaaattccaaataactccctatatgataactattatcatatacaaccccccccactaatcaacaccatcattatggaatctagggcacatacacatgtactgccaaaccccaatctatagtacaagtccatatatgagcatctgtgcatctgatcgggtcccgtaaaactcgataaaatacctTGTtccaataattataaataatgtatcattttatgtaaaatggatttttgcaaaaccatttccaaaacggcactggatccatattctgatccgaccatgcacagacagtctctatcttggtgttccccaatcgaacagtggtgaccgtgttggataactccttcactcacaaaagtgttcacgtattcccagaacaccggctttgactcgcttgagtctcaatcattgatgaaccaaagaatgcgatcatactttgcagtgacagggttccctcaggtacagggtattggtgacacatgtctatcccttcctacatctggcagtaatacatgagggaatagacaaagtagattcttcgccaatgcacacatcaaacatgtgagcactcgcattcgtaccctgacatcacatgtctaggcatacccaatgcgacgaccatatgataagggtgcccagcccaaaccctagtcgcgactaccattttaagtataacttatggacacataatgcttaaaaagtttatatcgcatgtgacaatattaaataagaatgtataaatattcaatacaaaggtgaaccgggttgaaccggacctaaccgggtttgatggacacacacttgtccaacaatctcccacttgtacatcaaagccaattccccatacattttaaacccatgccctccatgtgtttctcaaacactcttggtgacaaaccctttgtcatggcatcagacacattttcagttgtgtccactttggagatactcacgtcgccctgctggataatctctctgatgaggtgatactttcgctgcacgtgtttgttcctctgatgagccctaggctctttAGCGTGTGCAATGgtccctctgttgtcacataacaggggaatagggcccttgacaaggtcagggactacctccaaatctgataggaatttcctcagctaaacaccttcttttgctgcatcacaagttgcaaggtattctgcttcggtagtagaattgGCTGTAGATtcttgtttcgcactccgccataCAATGGCACccccacccattagatataccatcccgaatgtggattttctgtcatccttgtcagtttgaaaatccgaatctgtgtaccCCAATActaacaactgatcagatccaaaaaccaagaaatattccttagtccttctcaggtacttaaggat harbors:
- the LOC122659277 gene encoding basic proline-rich protein-like — protein: PPPPPPPPPPPTPPPPPPPPPPPPPPPPPPPPPPPNPPPPPTPPPTPTPPPPPPPPPPPPPPPPPPPPPPPPPPPPKQPPPPPHPPPPPPPPPPPPPPHPPPPPPPPTPPHPPPPPPPPPPPPPPPPPPPPPPPPPPPPPPPPPEPPPPPPPPPPPPPPPPPPPPPPPPPTPPPPPPKQTQKRIPPPKLSPLPPPPPSPPPPPRTPPPPPPPPPPPPPPPNPPPPPLKNIPPPPPPPPPPTRRAPPPPSPPHPPPPPPPPPPQKPPPPPPPPPPPPPPPPPPPPPPPPPPPPPPPPPPPPPPPPPPPPPPPPPPPPPPPPPPPPPPPPPPPPPPPPPPPPPPPPPRAAKPPPPPPPPTPPTPPPPPSPTPPPPPPPKTAPNPTPPQKAHPRNLTPPPPPPPPPPPPPPLPPPPPPPPPPPPPPPPRPPPPPPPPPPPSPPPPGGPPPPPPPPPPPPPNPPPPPPPPPPPPPPPENPPPPPPNSPTPPPPPPPPPPPPPGPPPPPPPPPPPPPPPPPPPPPPPPPPPPPPPPPPPPPPPSPPPPPPPPPPPPPPPPPPHIVL